CTAGTCAGGTAATCTCTTGTGGTacattaaagaaagaaaaaaaaaaaatttgaggacACTTACTCCTTCATTCTGTTTTTCCTTGAAGTTGtagaaagaagaaatatgtttttaattgtaCCTCCGTAAGATAATGACTTGGAAAGCCCTTTGTCCCATTGAATTTGGACAAAATAGTTTCAAGTTTAATCTTCCGCTTTGAGACTTGTTTTACGTTTTGTTTGTGTAAGAGTTCTGTATATTAGCCTCCTTTTTACTTGCTATGTAACTGCTACTAATTTCTCAGTCTCATCAATGATTAAATGCTGAATCTACAAGATTTCTATACGATTTAGTTGGGCTACAAATGTCATTAACCATCTCTTAATTTCATCTTAAATTTGCTAATATGGTAAATAAACACGACATGGGATTATACTGCATGAacttttttgctttattttgttAACAACAGAGATTGGTAAGGGTCACATTGATGTGTACCGTGAACATCATCATGTCATAGAATTTGTGGTAACATGACCTTGCCTTGTCTGAGCTTTTGGTTTGAAGGGTTACTTCCAAGATAGAAGGACCTGTTAGTTTTCCTAGTTTGTGATTGTTATCTTTATTGGTCTATTGTCTCTGTGGGTGGAACCTAAGTGAATTATAATTCTTGGAATCTGCAGAAGCTTGGAGATATCACCGAAATGACTTTTGGTGGTCGTTATGTGATTATGATGATGTCACTCTTCTCTATTTATACTGGTTTGGTCTATAATGAGTTCTTCTCTGTGCCCTTTGAATTATTTGGTCGCTCAGCTTATGCTTGCCGCGATCTCTCTTGCCGGTATTTCACTTACACTTCTGATGATACCAAATGTTTTAGAAGCCTCCTATTGTGGTATAAGTCCTTTGTAACAGCTTTTTGACTGCTTTTTATCCAGAGATGCGACTACTGTTGGTTTGATTAAGGTTCGCGACACTTACCCCTTTGGAGTGGATCCTGCATGGCATGGTAGCCGTAGTGAGCTGCCATTCCTGAACTCTCTGAAGATGAAAATGTCAATCCTTCTTGGGGTGGCTCAGATGAACCTTGGAATTATTTTGAGTTACTTCAATGCAATATTCTTTCGTAATAGTCTGAACGTCTGGTAAGACTGATATGCCAATCAAGATCTTAGCTTTTCCATTTTCTAGGGGTTTTGACTTGACTGCTAACTGAAAGCTTGTCTTTGCTTATGTGTTACTCAGGTTCCAATTTATTCCCCAGATGATATTTCTGAACAGTCTGTTTGGCTATCTATCATTCCTTATCATTGTGAAATGGTCCACTGGTTCACAAGCTGATTTGTACCACATATTGATATACATGTTCCTGAGTCCTACTGATGAACTGGGTGAAAATCAGCTTTTTCCTGGCCAAAAGATAACTCAGGTTATTTCTCGTactctaatatatatatatatatatatatatcattcattgCAGGGATTTtcatctaacttgatattcttgTGCATTTCTTTCCAGCAAGTGCTGTTATTACTTGCCCTGGTGTCTGTGCCATGGATGCTATTACCGAAGCCTTTTCTTCTAAAGAGACAACACGAAAATGTATTTATGCTCAACTTTCTCGATTTCTTGTTGaacatattttaagttttattttcatccTTGTCCCATCACTTATTATATGCACCTTTTTGTCAGAGGCACCAAGGCCAATCCTACGCACCACTTGAAAGCACAGATGAAACTCTCCTTTCAGTGGCAAATCATGATTCCCATGGTCATGACCATGAGGAATTTGAGTTTAGTGAAGTCTTTGTGCATCAACTGATCCATACCATAGAGTTTGTGCTTGGTGCAGTTTCAAATACAGCTTCATACCTTCGTTTATGGGCCCTCAGGTATGTCATTAGTAACTTAATTGATGCTGAGACTTCACTTGGTTTTGCTTGAAGTAACACCATCTCTAAATTTTACTTTCTGCTTTGAGTTTCAAAAAGATCTCATCTTTTGATGAGTCTCGTTTTGTCAATTCTGATTCAAATCTGAAAATCTGACTTGATCAATTTGAACCAAACCCAACATAATCTGAGTTTACCATAGAAGTCAACAATCCAAATCCGTCAGACACGAATCCGAATTAATCCAAACCTGAAATGATGTGAACCTAAAGTTACCATAGCTTAGAATGATCCAGATTTGTAATGACCCAACCCGAAAAAACCGAGCCTCAAACATGAATTACCTGAACCCAGAACAACCTGAATTTGAAATGGCCCAAATCCAAAATGCTCTGAACTTGAAATTGACCCAAACCTGAATGACCCGGAGTCAAAATTGACCCAAACTGGAGTGACCCAGATCAAAACTTAACCCATCCTGCTCGATTGACAGGTTTAGTGTGTTCtacaattgtttttatttttattttttattttatcaatgttGTCTGATTTAAGTAAAGCCTAACTGCAAACTGCACCATGTTTGTTCATTCTTTTTGCAGTCTTGCTCACTCAGAGTTGTCAGTTGTGTTCTACGAGAAGGTTCTTCTTCTTGCTTGGGGGTACGTCTTGCACATTTTCCATGCTTACGAATTCAACCCAGATACATATATAGGCACTTTGTATCTTATGATATCATATTGCTCTTATGATTCCATCCATTTCttcttttacattttctaaGTGTTCTCCGAGTCTATAGATCTAAAGGCATATGCATGATGATATTGCCATTTTTGCTTGCTGCAGGTATAACAATATAATCATCCTCATTGTCGGCATAATCGTCTTTATTTTCGCAACTGTCGGTGTGTTGCTAATTATGGAGACCCTCAGTGCTTTCCTACATGCTTTGCGACTTCACTGGGTTGAATTCCAGAACAAATTCTACGAGGGAGACGGTTACAAGTTCTATCCATTTTCATTCGCATTACTCGATGATGAGGATGATTGATGCGATGCACCGAATCgaatacaaaagaatgtatgttGAAAGGACTTGAGCGTGGATAGGTAAGAAGTTATGttgattttttcatttaaacatgACGAAAATTGGGGATATAGATTACCCTATATAGTTGGAGTTGAGGAGGTTTTTATTAAAGCCGCCTAAGGACACGCTGCTTCTTTACCCCTCCAGTTGATAAATAGTTTGTTATTGGAAGCAATAAATGGCCTACTGCATGGGCTGGTATTTATATGTGGTATTCAGCTATGTATGAAATAtacttgatttaatttatttttctatttaaattttatgaaaatttctagTTGCTCTGGTTGTATCAACTAGGTATCATGTCTTTATGGCAAATGatattttatggaaaatatagtatatgaattttttaaaaatatagataaatttgaaaataaaagcgaggatgaatttcaaaattatacataaattttggtttaatgtataattttatactcattttgatttgatttgatttaattctcataaattaataacacaattattaatgacattattttatgtttatattgtacacaaataattatatttatctaaatctaaaataaatgattgtatttatttctttaaatatgtatgattgaatcaaaattaaaatttcatatataaatgtgAACCGCAGTTAAACTTCCATATGTATAATTGCACTAAAGTTTATGTATTAActtatatattgaattaaaattcatgtatagttttgaaatttgtCCCTATTACAAAAGTTAACATGTTCAAATCTGTCAATGATGTCTTTGGTAAAGTTAACAAAGGTGTGAAGGTTTGAATCATGAGTATCTAGGTTCAAGACTCAACATGAATAACTTTATGCGTGTGATTTCAAGGTCAGTTTTAGTCTATATTGTACTGTTACTATGTGTGGATTTAAGTTCCAATAGTAAAtatattgtttcaatttttaatctgtttgtattgtaattatttgattttacattttattccaTTTGTTAGTCCATCTATATTACAACATTACAACAGTTCAATTCTACATTTTGGGACTGTTCAGACGGATTTTTATTTGCACTTTAATTGTACTTGTaacctataaaaataattttagttacaGTAGTCGAGTTTAAGTTGGGGATTGCAGTAGCCATGAGTATTAATTAACAAGAGGCAAAGGAACATCTCGAGTTCCATTTCAGGGAGACGAATGAGGGGGAATAAAAGCTaagaatttcataaaaaaaggtGTAAACCCGATTGAGAAACATAATGAACCCAAATTAATTGTAACGAGATACATATATACAAAGCAACTGTTCGTAAAAGAAGAGCTCTGCTCCCAACCCTACTCTGAGTTGGTATTAACGGCAGCAACAGTTGAAACCATGGAATCTACTCCACAAATATTACGACCCCTGCAGATCCTATAAAACCCATTCTCTCCCCAGTTTTCACCCCATGAATTCTTGATAATCCAGTACGGTTTATCCTTCATGCGAACTGGAGCATAACCAGCTGAACCATACCCCACCAACAATACTCCATGGTCAAGGCGTTTAGAGCAGATATATGGGCAAGAAACTCCTCCTATGTAGGTCTGCATGAACACCGCATTGATAGCCactgcaatcaaaacaaaagaaacacaTCAACAATCATTAGAAACTACTCATCATTGTTTTGGGTCAATTTGGGTCTTAAACTCTTCAGATCATTTCTGGCTCAAATCATTCGGGTTTGCGGGTTGAGTTCTACTCAAATCAAGGCTACTTATTCTTGTTATTTCAAGTTCGGGTTGGATGAATATGAGTTGTTGACTTTCTACaattaaattggattgaatCGGGTTTTCGGGTTGAGACTAGAATTGATAGGTCCACTGTGATGAATGTTTATATGCATTTACCAGCAAGAGGACCATTCTTGAAAAGATTAGCAGCGATTTGATCTTCATCTAAAGAAACAACACTGAAGTTGGCCACCTTGGCAGCAACCTTGGTGTTGTCAAATTTGCAGGTCCCTCGATCAGTGCCGGTGTAAGGGTAGTCCTCCTCACGCATAAGTCCACCAGCTTTGAGGGTATACTCAAAAGCACTATTCATTAACCCCCCATTGCATCCAGAATCACATGAACCTGCTTCTTCTGGATCACACTGCAAACCAAACATCCAAGTAAACAATAGAATTTATAATTGCAGCACAATCATTTTTATACATTGTCATCTATGCAACACGTCCAACATGTATATGACGTGGACAGGGCTCTAATATGGTAAAATATGTGTCTATCGGTTCCCCTTTCTGGTTTTGCATGATTACTATTTTACTAATCtgaatttattaacataattatatattaatcaggcatgtatgtaaaattttcaaatcattctAATATTTCTCACAttaatccaaaatattttttatttcctcaCATCCATTATTTACCTAAATTCAaagtgtgtgtgtatatattaaaaacatggaAGAAAAAAGGGTAAAAGAAAAGGAACCTCGTGATCACAATCCACGAGCTGTTGCTCGCTGAGGCTCACAAGTTTCCCAGTTGCCAAAAAGTTAGCTCCTTCCAAGGCTCCTGTTGTACTAAAAGACCAGCATGATCCGCATGAACCCTAATcacaaaacatataataaattcatatatcattcataaaactaaaacttataattaaaaaaaaaacagaagtaGAAACCTGATTTTTGACGGGTGTAACAGCTCCTTTTTCCCTCCAGTCAAAATCTTGAGGCAAATTATCGGTAGGCAAAATCGGAGCCTCAGTTGCATCTTTAGGCAATCTCAATCTCCTTAATCCCAAATATGCCTTTCTGAACTCGCCTGGAGTCAAATCGGAGAACTGAGTCACCCCGTGAGTCGCCGACGGGTCAAGATTCTGATGACGCGCCGCTCGTCTCAGGTTAACCTGAAAAATCTTGAACCTATAATCGTGCTCCTTTTGTGATCCGTACGACTTCTTGAACCGCTTCTTGAACAGCGAGAAGTGATGCTCCGCCGTCAGCAGCTGCGGCTCGGCTCCTTCGTGACCGTCCGTTACTTGTTCGATCAACGGATCAACTTCAAATCCCTCCGCCGAGAAAGTCTCCGTACAAATCACGCCAAcgatgaaaaaggaaaaaataacaaaaatgggaAAAACATTGCGgtattccattttttttttttggaaaaaaaaaagtgaaagttGCAGAGGAAACGGGAAACGAAGGCGCGTTATTTAAAGGCACCATTCATGGCCGGTGGGgtactttaaattttcaaagctaACAGTCATGAGgatattttggggattttgaaagttttaattatcaattttaatccttcaactatgttaaaatttaatatttaatacctctactttaaataatttagtatgCAAATTGATTACTAGAATTAGCAGCCAATGTTATTAAGGCTGCGCAGAAAATTcgataaaactaaaaattgttgcttttgatttcgatttggttcaatttttattatgttaggTGGGGTTTTATTGGAATTAACTGACTacttaaatttgagttttacaATATACGATTGAAATATTTAGGTCTCTAGTTTCAACATGGACGTATAATGTATAGGTTTTAACTAGATTacttttagttttgttttgatttgtattaatttaattttatggtataatgacttaattaaccttctaattttataaaaaaattattttagccatttatttaaattttcattttttagcctttaaatttacgtttttttgtcaaatcacccaaaaatggatgaaaaattaATGTCTTTCAGCTCTGCTGATGTGGCATATATGTAGATGACacgtcaacatttaattaattttttcaaattttaaaaatatttttaaagataaaaaataatttaaaaagtataaaaattgtaatttttttaatattttaaatttaaaaaattaattaattgctgacatgtcgcccggcccatgagcacctctaatgtCACGTAAACAAAGTttattttttcatctattttgaggtgatcagacaaaaaaataaaagttcaaaggtaaaagaggtgaaaaattaaatagagttaaaataactttttttaaagttaGAGGATCAAAAAAGTCATTATGCGTAATTCTATAATCAGTTGTTTGAATTCTATTTGTAATAATAAccctttcaaaaaaatatttgtttgttctCATAACGtaagaatattattaaaaattttcaaaaaccaatTCAAATGACGGGATTAGAACAGATCCccttattttattactatatttataaatgatgAGATTCGAGTCACACAAACTCTAAcaccaataataaatttacatactAGTTTAATGCTAGAGTTCGTTGATCATCATTTTAGTGACATATATCAGTATAAAAGAATGGttaaattaagtcaaattaaagtaaaaaggaTGAAATCCTAAATTGGGGTATAGCAGAAGGACTAAAACCAGGATTAAAGCATGATAAAAAGATTGCTTAAGAGTGAGGGAAATAAAAGGCAGGGGTAGAAGACACGTGGAAGAGTGGAGTGTTAGAGGTTGAATGGCAGTTGCTTTTGGGGTTTCGGGCTGTTCTTTTAACAAGAGATTAGATTCCATGAAAATAGCGAACAAGTTGGGTTTGTTGGATTTGGATTACCTTTGACGATTGTTTTCGGTTTCATCTTCTTTGTTTGCTCGTCGAAGATGCCCTGTAATAACTCTTtatgagaatttattttatcaaacttTCCGCCattgatattttagtaatttttttcatttcgttaacatataatttttgtaattttttttatcttaaatacTGAGCTTCAAACCTTGAACCTTAATTTTAAATCCCGAGCTTCGAATCTTAATCTCGAATCTTGAACCTTAATGTTAAATctcaaaccccaaaccccaaatcAAGTTTAAAATTCAGGTTTGAATTTGAAGTTTAGATTCAGAGATTCGAGATTCAGGGGGTCAGGGTTAAGATTTAAGgttctaaatttagattttaaacttcaaaataaaaaattattaaaattatatgtctataacataaacaaattattaaataattaaaaataaactattaataatgTGTTTAGaagagtaaataaaataatttctccacTTTTAGTTATAAAGGTGTAATGTAACAGTTTTGTTTGCCTCAGCAATTTCGTAGATGTTGGATTTGCTTTTAGGATTACACCCAAAATTGACAATTGGGTAGACGGATTTTTGgaatttagtttgatttttatattttataaaattaaaaaataatttaattagataatattACTAAAATCTTGTCTTTAAATCAAAATCGATATAACGATTTATAtagtataaattaataaaatcaacgGTTCAAGATTACGTACCaacaatttgattaaattttcgGTTTTAGTCAAGTATGAACATTAAATgccaataaattaaaatagagagattaatttcttaattctcataaaaatagaaggacgaaattcataattaaacctagcttaaaattaaatgtatttttcaaaatatatttaaaaattaatattttattttatttatttaataaagaatCCCTTTCAATGATGTAAAAcgaaatcatttttttcaatacCAACAACCTAGACAAGATATAAACTACAAGTCTAAATTAAtgttcttttcttgtttttccaAAGAAGAAACTCTTATGTTAGACTTGGAACATAAGTGAGTTGTAACTCTCTTTATAATTAAATGTGTTGGATAATAAGCTactggaaaataaataaagaatttagaaataaaaaatttactgcGTTGTggtaaatcttttattttagaaacaaaTTCACTTTTATTGGTATAATTGTGTAGTGGACGTCGTCCCCTAAGTTTAACATAGTGTTTCAATATTCGTACATTTGAATAAAGAAGATGAAACTCCATTGGTGCTGCTCTTTTAAGGGAAATCACAGTAAGATCAATTCCCAAGAAAGTTTGGAGGAGTTACAGTCGGTCCCGCTTAAAACTTAAATTCCCAGATAGAATTTTTgacttcaatttctcaaaaagATCAATTCTTTTGATTGTATGATATACTTCCCTGAAAAATATTGGCGCACATATAAACGAGGTGCTCTACCAATTGAGCTGTAGCCCTTGTATTTGTgatacatattttatcatattatgtaGATAATTTCTTGTCAAGATGAATATTACATGATCCAACATCATAATCATACCCATTTGGTCCGTGTGATTGGTATTGCTTAGaagtaatattaaatttataatccaTTGATGTAATAggtccctttttttttttctctttatgatGCCTTATGATAATAAATGACATACTTAACTCAGCGGCTACAGTATTGCTTTCATACGGTTGAAGTCATTTGTTCAAATCCAATAGTAGGTAGAACTTATTAGATACCCTCGATCCCGGTgtctaataaatttttctactcaccttcttttattgattttctatctttttcacCCTATTCTATTTccgttttcaattttcaaaattctaaagtgatttaagagaaaaaaaaaacaatagaatttaAGGGAAACCCTATCCCACCATTTCCGTGCTcaacaagaaaaaatatatttatgttctagatttttaaagaaatacaTGTAGTACATGAACCAAATGGACAACATACACATATGATAGGTCTATAACCCAATTACTCgatgaaaacaaaaagtaaagcTATATAAAAATCCTTTTAATAACTTGTGCTTAACCGATGTGAGATATAGCCATTAACAACACCCCTCTCCATTACCTACAAAGTGCACTATATCATCATTATCCTCTTGTAAGTATCGAAGAATGTTGTATAGTGTTTGGTGCCACAATTTACCGTTATTTTACAGGATGCTCGACATTTCGACCCCAAGAAACAAAAACATCCGACTCAGCCTCccctaagaaaaaaaaatgtgaatATAGAAGCATAATGTATTCATCCATTACActtatgaaaattgatgcaTAAAGTCTTGTACATCTGAGTATATTAATTAAGGATTTTGAGCCTAAAAGGTAGATTATCAAATGTAGCAAAAGAATGATTCATCcttcttatttatttgatattattataatattttgtcaCGATagatcttaatttttattttataaataattagttAGATATAGTCATAAATTAAAACCCATTTAAATTGTTTGTTACCTTCAGCTTTACAACAGTTGTTACATGTGTCAAGCCTTATAGGAACACACAGAAAGTATTGTATGAAATAGAGATATCACGtcatcttatatttttttaatcacttaacgatatttcagtaatttttttcatgtcgttgatacataattttggtaattttttaaccTGAACCTTGAAACCTAATTTCGAAATCTCGAATCCGAAACTCTAAACCTTGAACCTCGAACCCTAAACTTGGTCTCTTGATTCagagtttagagtttaaggttttaaCTTCTAGGTTTAGGATTTGGGGTTTGGGATTTTGGATTTGAGTTCATGTTTCAAGGTTTGGGTTTGGGACTCATGTTTCAAAGTTCAggttgaaaaaattatcaaaattatgtatcaatgatatagaaaaaattactgaaatgtcattaaataattggaaaggGATACAGGATGACGTTGCGACCCTGTTTCATACAATCTTTTCTTTAAGAACACAAAAACAAAGCAATTGGTAAATGAGGATCTGTGAAATTCAtgatataatataacatatatactttaaaataattaggattaagaacaaattaaaaaaataataatttaattagataatattGTTCAATCTTGTCGTCAAACCATTAAAACAGCACTACAccagaacaggtttttagcggcgtttttttaggcttttagcggcgctttttaacgccactaaaggcatTTGCGGCGCTTGaagaagcgccacaaaaaatgccgctaacgacaacgtcgctaactttttGGCTTACTGAAAAAaacgctaaagaacatgttctttagcggcgctaaaaaataaacgctaaagatcatgttctttagcgcttagaaaaacgccgctaaagatcatattctttagcggcgcttaggaagaaaacgccgctaaagatcatgttctttagcggcgcttgggaagaaaacgccgctaaaagtagtgttctttagcggcgcttatttcacaaacgccactatttgatatgacttttagcggcgcttttttaaaaaacgccactaattttgggatttttttaaaataaaattttccgtTTTTTTCAGCCTTCTtgcaacaacaaatcaaaagcaaccagatctaaagcaaccaaaaacaataaatttatataatatttcaaattaaatgacaaataatattaattgatataaataaaagtgaattcatacttttctttacaaaaacgttaaaagttaaaatgataaaaatatttatgcaatatacactatgacggcggaagttgcgactgctgaaacatcttcatcataatctgaagttgctgttgaagttcgtcgtactttttgctctgctctgcttctctcgatgtcgcatctttttgaagtcgtagctgtagttctttatatttcttttgaaccatCTGCTTCTATCGCTGCTTCTCTCGTTGCTTCTCTCACTGcggcctctgcttctctcgctgtagcctctgcttccctcgctgccgcctctgctttaagttgttgctgaagttcttcatatttcctttgaacctcaaatgtggtcgcttgcatctgagccatctggtcttttaacctctgaacttcagcttgagattgactccccgaagccatgtattggtacgagctggatccaaaatattgggttagGCTGATAAAatatccttgaaatcgaacccgaccatacttttcaggacccaaaacttcagtaataatccggttatcaatgtattcaagatgaacagaactatcactagaagtaatcgcttcgtactccgtcttttttcctttagtttttcctaataaataaatcacatagttaggaacgcaatatatattaaaaaaaaacaaatgcaatataacaatagtcgcattacaagcaatgacttaaaccattagaaaataaacactataaataactaaaacaagtcaaatcgtattaagtaaacgtaccataatttcaccagcttcaggagtcatagcagatccatctttcttcttatgtgtaatttcaaaaagttgaaggcgtccaactttttaaccggacgaccgttcctacaatatagtagtaaaaatattatttaatagaaagttatacatatttgagaatattaaaaaattaaaaataccccgcctcagctacacatgcaaaacttctcgacccggctgtgtgagtgaatttttgttggcgccggctgctttttccaactccttcacgatcctacgttataaaatttttagtacgtaaatagtaaatactataaaccaaaataattacaatagtttggaagtacgtcgtacctcgcctttctgagaatgccaaaatctaaccgcatctttccattggtacctcaacatacccggcgggacattttgcaatttctcatcgagggttgtttttgtcttataataaattttcttcaaagtacttttattgtctctccatctttttccaaatgccttctttacataagcatccgagacctctaaagcaaacctcgcctacaaaagacacaagttaataaagtaaatataaatgaaactatttcccaagcattacagatgacattaacattttgttaccttaatattatcgagggcttggtttttgttgctatcgggcatttgacgccATGACTTGTAGTTGATAGGAAACATATTaacatttcgtgctaaaatgcccatgtatcctgctaaaagtcgagcttctgatccaacaggctgaccaaaactgtttctgcataccttgacacgctcgactggatctgactcgtataactctctaagtagcgtacgtcctcgacctctgcgcgtcccaccattttcagctacaaatggtatattataatataagaatttgaaaaataaatcaattataagtcaacacgcatgtaaattaaatgtaaaattactttgaacttccgtaggatcctcaggtgcaatcggaacattcgaagatccaattgctgtctgttgttcagtactatttgcttctgtcgagtttggatcgttttgaacaatgctttcccttataatttttcttctaggcattttatctgcaatacacataaaatgtaattaaacttaattactaattacaacaataacagcacatataaaatagttgaaatatataataagacaaagatttaatactaatgtaagttacatataattaaacaatcgtaaaatcttactatatccactacaccaaaacaaacttttagcggcgcttttagcGGCGATTGGacaacaaacgccgctaaaaattaAGCAGTAGCGGcgattttaaaaaaacgccgctaaatatcaGTATTACCGGCGCTTCTACAAAAACGCCGTTAAcaatgagcattagcggcgttttttaaaaagcgccgcaaaaaacctaagccaaacgacgtcgtttttct
The nucleotide sequence above comes from Gossypium raimondii isolate GPD5lz chromosome 13, ASM2569854v1, whole genome shotgun sequence. Encoded proteins:
- the LOC105783130 gene encoding cysteine protease RD19A, translated to MEYRNVFPIFVIFSFFIVGVICTETFSAEGFEVDPLIEQVTDGHEGAEPQLLTAEHHFSLFKKRFKKSYGSQKEHDYRFKIFQVNLRRAARHQNLDPSATHGVTQFSDLTPGEFRKAYLGLRRLRLPKDATEAPILPTDNLPQDFDWREKGAVTPVKNQGSCGSCWSFSTTGALEGANFLATGKLVSLSEQQLVDCDHECDPEEAGSCDSGCNGGLMNSAFEYTLKAGGLMREEDYPYTGTDRGTCKFDNTKVAAKVANFSVVSLDEDQIAANLFKNGPLAVAINAVFMQTYIGGVSCPYICSKRLDHGVLLVGYGSAGYAPVRMKDKPYWIIKNSWGENWGENGFYRICRGRNICGVDSMVSTVAAVNTNSE